Proteins found in one Choristoneura fumiferana chromosome 16, NRCan_CFum_1, whole genome shotgun sequence genomic segment:
- the LOC141436199 gene encoding uncharacterized protein yields the protein MHVARAPGVVVMTWWCALALLALATPAHPAPRAGNGEQFYSYQMSRKSCMAGGARGACMWVQECNRAGGAHAGVCVDGFMFGSCCRLPDKPVGETQSPIVVTEKPYSAPSSGVSTTTQPQETTQTIARPNWQTQRPSFMTKPIDGAPTSYSYRPPEINLPLGNLDSSSEQNSDIVNKITYNSVNKYQNINRPSEETSPHNKISSSLSNILAGARPMAVSDQHNENSISAAQFMSRPNNANTGHWQATTQPSFVTKPRPSWEKPAGKPKPTKKFTTTTSKPHKKVKEPSKPETTPAPAPTTAATNGECGVTAMWPRPEMRIMGGKDSSFGRWPWQVSVRRTSFFSFSSTHRCGGAIINEGWIATAGHCVDDLLTSQIRIRVGEYDFSSVSEQYPFVEQGVARKAVHPKYNFFTYEYDLALVKLENTLQFAPHISPICLPGSDDLLVGENATVTGWGRLSEGGVLPSILQEVQVPIVSNERCKSMFLRAGRHEFIPDIFLCAGHERGGHDSCQGDSGGPLQVKGKDQRYFLAGIISWGIGCGEANLPGVCTRISKFVPWILQTVNS from the exons GTTACCAGATGTCGCGCAAGTCGTGCATGGCGggaggcgcgcgcggcgcgtgcATGTGGGTGCAGGAGTGCAaccgcgcgggcggcgcgcacGCAGGCGTGTGCGTGGACGGGTTCATGTTCGGGAGCTGCTGCCGGCTGCCCGACAAGCCTGTAGGGG AAACACAAAGTCCGATCGTAGTGACGGAGAAACCTTattcagcgccatctagcggtgtCAGCACGACCACGCAACCGCAGGAGACGACGCAAACCATCGCGCGGCCGAACTGGCAAACGCAGAGGCCGTCGTTCATGACAAAGCCAATAGATGGCGCGCCAACGTCCTACAGCTACCGGCCGCCAGAAATAAACCTCCCCTTAGGAAATTTAGATTCAAGTAGCGAACAAAATAGTGATatagttaataaaataacctataACAGTGTAAATAAGTACCAAAATATAAATAGGCCGAGCGAAGAAACTAGTCCCCATAACAAGATATCATCTAGTCTTAGTAATATACTAGCTGGCGCGCGCCCTATGGCCGTGTCCGATCAGCACAATGAAAACAGCATTTCTGCAG CTCAATTCATGTCGCGACCGAATAACGCCAACACAGGACATTGGCAGGCGACGACGCAGCCGTCGTTCGTGACGAAGCCGCGGCCGTCGTGGGAGAAGCCGGCTGGCAAGCCGAAGCCGACCAAGAAGTTTACCACCACAACGAGCAAACCACACAAGAAGGTCAAAGAGCCGAGCAAACCGGAGACTACGCCGGCTCCAGCGCCTACCACGGCTGCTACTAATGGTG AATGCGGTGTCACAGCGATGTGGCCGCGCCCAGAGATGCGAATAATGGGCGGCAAGGACTCCAGCTTCGGTCGGTGGCCGTGGCAGGTCTCAGTTCGGAGGACGTCCTTCTTCAGCTTCTCATCCACGCATAGGTGTGGAGGAGCCATCATCAACGAGGGCTGGATCGCGACGGCAGGGCATTGCGTGGACGA TCTCCTGACCTCTCAAATTCGGATACGAGTTGGAGAATACGACTTCTCATCTGTATCGGAGCAGTATCCCTTCGTAGAACAAGGCGTAGCCCGTAAAGCTGTCCATCCCAAGTACAACTTCTTCACGTACGAATACGATCTGGCTTTGGTGAAGCTGGAGAATACCCTGCAGTTTGCGCCACATATATCCCCTATATGTTTGCCGGGGTCTGATGATTTGCTGGTCGGAGAGAATGCAACAGTCACTGGATGGGGAAGGCTGTCTGAAGGTGGCGTGCTGCCTTCAATATTGCAAGAG GTCCAAGTTCCCATCGTCTCCAATGAGCGCTGCAAGTCCATGTTCCTGCGGGCCGGGAGACACGAGTTCATCCCGGACATCTTCCTCTGTGCCGGCCACGAGCGCGGCGGTCACGACTCCTGCCAAGGGGATTCGGGGGGGCCTTTACAG GTGAAGGGCAAGGATCAACGTTACTTCCTAGCTGGTATAATAAGCTGGGGCATCGGATGTGGCGAGGCGAACCTACCCGGTGTATGCACTAGGATCTCCAAGTTTGTGCCCTGGATACTACAGACTGTGAACTCTTAA